Proteins encoded by one window of Nicotiana tabacum cultivar K326 chromosome 10, ASM71507v2, whole genome shotgun sequence:
- the LOC142164888 gene encoding uncharacterized protein LOC142164888, with the protein MSVLDRLIDAGIGTISRCITSSLRRKDGILHHPEFNQAIAEYGQTFTRKRVNEEDAMLIGVDVLVRYTLIGSAGVTYIYLIKSHFDWLKQRKLEMERLRVRSFQEAEQELEQIMQQYQISKRSIK; encoded by the exons ATGTCAGTACTTGATCGTCTTATTGACGCTGGGATTGGTACTATATCAAGGTGTATAACTTCTAGCCTGAGAAGAAAAGATGGCATCTTGCACCACCCCGAGTTCAATCAAGCCATCGCCGAATATGGTCAg ACATTCACCCGTAAGCGTGTTAACGAGGAAGATGCAATGCTGATAGGTGTTGATGTTCTCGTCCGTTATACG tTGATAGGTTCTGCAGGTGTCACTTACATCTATCTTATAAAAAGTCATTTCGACTGGCTGAAACAAAGGAAGTTGGAGATGGAGCGACTCAGGGTAAGATCCTTCCAAGAAGCCGAACAAGAATTGGAGCAAATCATGCAACAATATCAAATTTCCAAGCGAAGTATCAAGTGA